In Centroberyx gerrardi isolate f3 chromosome 14, fCenGer3.hap1.cur.20231027, whole genome shotgun sequence, the genomic stretch AACACTGTTAAATGCTGTTTGATTTGTCACGGGTTCGTTCATTGCAGTCTGGAGTACAACTTGAATATGATTAAAACTGTGTGAGTGATATATGTAATTCAATATAAAGGACTGAAAGTGAAAGGCTAATTTGAGAATTCAGAAATCTTTATATATTTGTTTGAACATTTCCAGTGTAGAATTTATCAGCATGACAGCACATAGCACTGTGTTACTCACAATGAAGGTGAACGGTGGCTCTGATTGGAAGATATTTCCATTTAACTCTTGTTCCTTGTCCTTCCATTGAAAAGAGCCTTTCTAACTTTTGCAAATACAGTATTTGgcagaacaacaacaatcaaTACTAAATCTGAGCCAGTTTCATTCCCATTTTTATAACATGTACATATAAAATTATGTTCCtatatttttcatacatttGTGCAAAGAGCCCTAATTCCCTCTAAAACCACCACCAACAAAGTGCATAACTGGAAGAATACTGTTTGCTACACATatcttcaacacacacataggtCACTAGAGCACAGGACAGTAAGGGAGTCATTACATGACAACAATGGAATTGGTTTGAAAGAATACATTACACCTTACAGACAGCATTATACATCgaggttgcaaaaaaaaaacaacagagtaaACTGTACAATTTGCAAACAAATAAGCATGCAACGTATGCATTTATACCCttatattattatcatacaATACAAGAGTAAACCAATGGATTGACCATATCATGACCATATATATTATATTCACAAtcaatatattacattttctatttcaaGATACTTAACAACGGCATGAGAGCATCACCTGCTTTTGTGTGAATGGAGGTGACGCACAGTCATGCGTGTCAAACATGGAAGTCCACCTAGAGTCCAGACAGGCCAGTGTTGGACGGCGTCAGTCCCGTTCTCTCTAGCCGAGGCCTTGTTCctggctctctgtgtgtctgcggCTGGTGCGTttgcgctgctgctgctgctgctgctgctgctgtttgggaCTGAGTTGCTCCCAGTAGGACTGGCAGTACTGATTAATCAGTCTAATCTCAGGTGGGAAGGGCGTGGGGACGAGGGGTGACTGCAGGTAGGGTTGATGGGAGTTGTGGTGGTTTTGTCCCGCCGGGCGAGTTTTTGGATGTTCGTCCTCATCCTGAGAGGTGAGGGCTAAAACAATGGCCCGGTCCAGGATGCGCAGCGCTACGCGGGCCACCGTGTGTTTGAAGTTGTTCTCCGTGGCGAGGCAGTGGTAGAGCCCGGcgtctgattggttgagagaCTTCAGAAGGATACCGTGGTTTGTCTTCAGGACTCCCCCCACCCGGTTGAGCTGCAGAACAAAGAAAAGACAGTGAGAAAGTGTTTGAGTAAGGATTTCTAATGGGAAAGTGGGTGATTCCCTTGATGTTTAGAAAAACTAAATTGTTCTTCCGTACcactttcctctttccctctctctggaaGAGCCACTTGACTGTGGCCTGGGGCGAGCGAGGCTGACACTCCAAGAACGTACTGCTGCCCTCCACCCCAAACTGCACCGTCTCTCTCAGACGTTTCTCCActgaacagaaagaacagaggaagagaagtagTGAGAATTGATTTTGACGAGCTTTCAGCAAAAATTTGAAGTGACCAGGATccttgaagacacacacacacacacacacacacacacacacacacacacacacacaaaaactgccACACCTTTGGCATTGAAGCCTCTGCACTGCCTCAGTGGATCGCCATGTTTAACGTCCTGTCTTCTGCTCCtcctgagacagagaaaatcaGAATTTAGAGGGAATTAAGTTGAGTTTACACATTATTGCTGCATAGGAAAGAGCTGTAAACAGTCTGTGAAGATAGTGACCCTGACCTCTTGGTGGAGGGGGTGAAGGCAGAGCAGCTCTCTCCGTCCCAGGCGCAGTAGGGGTCCCGGGCCAGGCAGCAGTCAGAGCAGGCCCTGCCATACGCACCACAGCGGTGCAGGGACACCTGGGTCAGCCCCGCATCCGACGACACGTACAGCTGTTGCTGTGGTGACACAAGCAAAATAAACTCAAATCAGTGTGCTTGTGAAGAATGGAACGTATATAATTTATTCAGACTTTTCTTAAACatcccatgaaatggcatctttactttctggatttgatgcatttcctgttgaaacaggatgttggggcgggacataatgcagtgagggatcattcaaaagtctaaaccaatggaatatgagtcagggagagaaaggcagttttatttgatgggaggggtgcggaggggcgggactgttcaaaaatctgatgcttttattggttagaaatttatatttacgcctactagtgcagcatgaggtcaccatgaaagatactctgttttccaggaagtaaatgtaacgggagttcatttcatggggactttaaataATGAGAATTTTGCTTACTCTTTTCGAAGATATCTTCATCGTTTTGACAGGAGCTCTGgtctgtaaataaataaaaagcagacAGATCAATACATCTTCATCTTTGAGATCAACAGTTTAGTCTTTTCAGGACAACATATTGAGACATACCCTGAACACCTCCACTTCCTCCAGAGTGAGCTCCTCCATGCTGGTCGGGTCCTTGGGCAAAACGATAACTTTTTGGACAGTGCCACGATCTGGGTGTGGGAGAGGGGGGAATTATATTTAAGACATGCTTTTCCAGACTAATCCTTCAGTCGGGCCGGTCCCATCAATCTTTCCTCGCTGcgtctctctcacctgtcccTAGGAAGATCACCTCGTAGCGTCCATCCACAGCATCCACCTGATCCACCACCATGGCAGTGTAGCGGTAGTCCACGCCGGTTCGCACCACCAGGGGGCGGCGGTGGATAGGATAAACGGGATGGTACATGAGGGGATGGGCTCTGATGAAGTTCACTGCCTCGTCTGAGAAGTCCTTGGAGGAGCGGATGCCGGGGGTAAACGTTCCTCCTGGACACTGGATGGGACGAAAGAAGGGGTGGAGATTTTTTGGTGTAAGTAGGTGTAAGGTTGGTTGCAGTTTgattgaatatatatatatgtaattgGTCACTTTGGAGATAGCATGACTGAAACGTACTGTTCCAGGCCGTGGGTAGGGGATCTTGCCAGTGTATTCTGTCCATTGGTAATTATGGCCGTGTTTGTGGGCAAAGGGTCCATTAAAGACGTTCCGGATGTCGGCCATGGAGTACACACAGACCGCTGAGCCCTTGAACACAGAGCTGGAACAGAAAAAGACAGTTACGAGATGTAGGAGGCAGCTAGCACCCAACCCCAGAAATGAAAGATAGGGAGATGACTCCTATATAAAAATGGATAAGAAGACATCCAAGCATCCATAACCTGCTCACCCAGCGGTAGTGAAGAGAGCGTACACCACAGGGTTTCGTTCGTCCTGTGTGGGCTGAATAAAAACATCCCCTGGAAGAACGACGACGGGCAAATCAATAACACAATCGTAAAAGCAGTTTCAATTAAAATGCAATCAGTTTCAATGGGGGTATTTTATTGTGGCCTTACTCAGTTCATCAAACGGCGTCTCCACCCCGTCTTCTCCGATCACGGAGCAGATGAGGCGAGCCTTAAGGAACGTCGTCCAACGGTTCACCAGGGACTTCTGTCCACCCTCGTCGTTCTAGACAGGTGGAAAAACCAGGTTACAGCTCAGTACAACAGCCTCTGCTTCATATTACGAGCTGCATAGATTGTTACCACAGATGGAATTTGGTTTAACTCACCAGACACACTCTTCCCACCCTCGCTAGAACGCTGGGGCTCGCCCCGCCGCCGGAGTCCAGACTCTTCTCACGGAAAAAGAAGTAAAGCTTGTCGTCGTTCCTTTCAGCACTGTCTGGGATCTGTTGGATCTGAGTAAACACAGGCTCTAGAGGATAACAAAAAGAATGAGAGGAGTGAGTGAAGCTGGTGGTTGAGATATAAAATGAGAGGAATCATAATAAACTATCATCAGCAACATGTACCTGCTCACACACGCACTTACTCACCATTGAGCCACCTGGAGTCATATTGCTCCGTCCtgattgctgttcttcctcccaTGGTCCTAAACAGGGCCGCATCTGTACTCATGAAGTCAATATGGACGCCCGCATAGAGGTTCCCATCTGCAAAGACAATGGGACATCAGAGAGATGGCAGATTAGGATTCAACAGTACAAGGAATTTAAAAGgctttatgggtttttttttacatataaatGAAGGGAATCTTACTGATCAGAACAGCAAAGTTCTCCTGGTTGGGATCATAGGAACATTTTCCCTTCCCTGAATCCACATACCCAGGGACCAGCCTAAACAGGTAGTCCTGCAGGAGCAGATTAGAGAAGGAGAGGACGCATAAAAATAGAGTGCTAACACGTCACAAGGGAGTATGGGAAAATTGTAAACAAATCAGTGTCCCAGTTTGTAGTCCTGAAATATTTAGCAGGACAAAGCTTTCCAGGCCTGCTGCTGAGGGACTTTGCATTAAATCCCGCTTTAAGCACTGCACATTTCTTTGTGTTCACCTCTGCCCTCCAGCCTCTGTTGATGAAGGTGCAGATGGGTTGGTACGCCCCTGTACCGCAGGTGTAGAGGTGGGTGCGGTTCCACGGCTCTATCAACCGCACAAAGTTGGCACACTCGCCCTGGGTAAAGAGGGTAAGACAAATGGAATTCAAACACCACGGGGAATCATTGTCCCATCTTGAAAACACAAGTCTCAGATCCTTGA encodes the following:
- the LOC139933389 gene encoding semaphorin-3F-like — its product is MTVTMTASGVQLLLLALCVYRGSGLQQSAPRVRLSFKELMDTRAARPFSFSFNTSDYRILLMDQDQGRLYLGSREYLVALDMHNVNKEPLIIHWPASAKRKGECQMTGKGRQGECANFVRLIEPWNRTHLYTCGTGAYQPICTFINRGWRAEDYLFRLVPGYVDSGKGKCSYDPNQENFAVLINGNLYAGVHIDFMSTDAALFRTMGGRTAIRTEQYDSRWLNEPVFTQIQQIPDSAERNDDKLYFFFREKSLDSGGGASPSVLARVGRVCLNDEGGQKSLVNRWTTFLKARLICSVIGEDGVETPFDELRDVFIQPTQDERNPVVYALFTTAGSVFKGSAVCVYSMADIRNVFNGPFAHKHGHNYQWTEYTGKIPYPRPGTCPGGTFTPGIRSSKDFSDEAVNFIRAHPLMYHPVYPIHRRPLVVRTGVDYRYTAMVVDQVDAVDGRYEVIFLGTDRGTVQKVIVLPKDPTSMEELTLEEVEVFRTRAPVKTMKISSKRQQLYVSSDAGLTQVSLHRCGAYGRACSDCCLARDPYCAWDGESCSAFTPSTKRRSRRQDVKHGDPLRQCRGFNAKVEKRLRETVQFGVEGSSTFLECQPRSPQATVKWLFQREGKRKVLNRVGGVLKTNHGILLKSLNQSDAGLYHCLATENNFKHTVARVALRILDRAIVLALTSQDEDEHPKTRPAGQNHHNSHQPYLQSPLVPTPFPPEIRLINQYCQSYWEQLSPKQQQQQQQQQRKRTSRRHTESQEQGLG